The genomic stretch GCAGGTCAACCTGGGCGATCCGCGCTCGACCCTTGCCGGCGGGATCGGCTTCGTGCCCGACGACCGCAAGCGCCTCGCGCTGCTGCCCACGCGCAGCGTCGGCGAGAACTTCTCGATCGCGTGGAACCAGGCGATCTCGAACAAGGCCGGCGTGCTCGACACGCGGCGCGAGCGCAAGATGGTCCGCGACGCCATCACGAAGTACGGCGTCGTGACCGCCTCGGCGGCGAGCCGGATCACCACGTTGTCGGGCGGCAACCAGCAGAAGGTCGTCGTCGGCCGCATCTTCGCCCTCGGAGTCGAGGTGCTCGTCTTCAGCGAGCCCACCCGCGGCATCGACGTCGGCGCCAAGAGCGAGATCTACCATCTGATGCAGGAGGCGGCCTCCGCGGGCGCCGCCATCGTTCTGATCTCGTCGGAGCTGCCCGAGCTGCTCGGGATCTCCGACCGGATCGTCGTGTTCTTCGGGGGCGAGCTGCGGGGCGAGTTCACCAAGGACCGTATGCAGGAGGAGGACATCGCGCACGTCGCCGTGACCGGCGCGCCGGTGCTCTCCATCGGAGCCCAGACCAGCATGGAGACGTCATGAGCGAGTCACCGTCCGCCGTCCTGACCCCGCCTGGGAGCGCGCCGAAGGCGAGCCCCGGCGCGGAGTCGTCCAACCGCCGGTGGTGGCAGCGCCTGTCCCTGGGCCGCTACACCGGCGTCGTGGTGGCGCTGCTCGCCGTCGCCATCTACCTGACGATCACCGAGCCGGTGTTCCTCACGTGGGACAACCTGATGAATATCGTCAAGTCCAACAGCGTGATCTTCGTGCTGGCGATCGGGGCGACGTTCGTGGTCATCTCCGGCGGCATCGACCTGTCGACCGCGTCGGCGACGACCGCGTCGGCGATGATCTTCGGTCTCGCCCTGCACAGCGGGTGGGGGCTCGTCCCGGCGCTGATCGCGACGATCGCCTTCGGCCTGATGATCGGGCTCATCAACGGCGTGCTGATCGCGAAGGCCCACATCTCGTTCCTGGTCGTGACGCTGGGCGCGTTGTCGATCTGGGCGAGCTTCGCGCTCGTCGTCAACGACGGCCAGACGGTGTCGGTCTTCAGCGCGCCCGCGTTCGGCCCGATCAAGGACTTCGTCAACCAGGACGTCGGGCCGTTTCCGATCCTGCTGATCTTCGACGCGATTCTCGTGCTCCTCGCCGGCGGTGTTCTGCGCTACACCGCCTTCGGCCGCGCGCTGTTCGCGACGGGGTCCAACGAGGAGGCGGCGCGCCTGAACGGCATCAGCATCAACCGCATCCTGATCGCCGTCTACACGATCGGCGGCCTCGCGGCCGCGCTCGCGTGCGTCGTTCAGGTCGGGCGTCTCACCGCGGCGTCGGCCACGGGCGATCCGACCCTCCTGCTGACGGTGCTCGCCGCCGTGCTCATCGGGGGGACCAGCTTCACCGGCGGCGAGGGCGGCGTCCTCGGCACCGTCATCGGCGTGATCTTCCTCGGCGTCGTCCAGAACGGGCTCACGCTCAGCGGCGTGTCGGCGTTCTGGCAGGGCACGGTCAGCGGCGTCATCCTGATCGCCGCCGTCGGGCTCGGCGTCCTGCGCGACCGCGGCATCAGCCTGCGCCAGCGACGGGCCGCCAAGACCGCACCGGACGCATCGCACCTGGCGCCGCCGGCGCCACCGCCGGCATGACGGCGCCGGTCGCCGCGGCGCGCGGCGCATACGTCCCGTCGGGGGACTACACGCTGATCATCGGCGGCGAGCCGGTGGCCACCGACGACGGCTTCGACGCGATCGATCCGAGCGTCGGCACGCCGTGGACCCGGCTGCCGCAGGCCACCGAGGCGCACGTCGACGCGGCGGTCGCCGCCGCGACGCGGGCCTTCGCGACCTGGCGGCGCACGACCGCTTCGCACCGCCAGCGCGTGCTGTGGGAGATGGCCGATCGCGTCGAGGCCGAGCCCGACCGCTGGGCGTCGCTGCTGGCCACCGAGAACGGCCGGCCGATCCGCGAGGCGTACGCCGCCGACGTCCCGACGTGCGCCGGCATCCTGCGCTACTTCTCCGGGCTGGCCCGCGACCACCGCGGCGACCAGATCCCGCTCGAGGACCCGGGCAGCCTGGCGTTCACCGTACGGGAGCCGCTCGGCGTCATCGCCGCGCTGATCCCGTGGAACTCGCCGATCATCACGCTGGCCAACAAGGTCGGCCCCGCGCTCGCGGCCGGCAACACGCTGGTGATCAAGCCGTCGGAGTACGCGTCGGCGAGCGTCATCGAGTTCGTGCGCGCGGTCGAGGACCTCGTGCCGGCCGGCGTGCTGAACGTGGTGACGGGCTTCGGGCCGAGCGTCGGCGCGGCGCTCGTGTCCCATCCCGGCGTCGCGAAGATCACCTTCACCGGCGGCAGCGCCACGGCGCGGCGGATCATGGCCGCGGCCGGCGGGGCGCTGACCCCGTCGATCATGGAGCTCGGCGGCAAGGGCGCGATGGTGGTCTGCGCCGACGCCGACCTCGACCTCGCCGTGGCGGACGCCATGACCGGCATCTACATGGCCAACGGCGAGGTCTGCGTCGCCGCGTCGCGCCTGCTCGTGCACGAGTCGGTCCACGACGAGTTCGCCGAGCGCTTCGCCGCGCTGGCGCGAGGCATCGTCGTCGGCGACGCGCTCGATCCCGCCACGCAGTTCGGGCCGCTCGTCTCGGCGGCGCAGCTCGAGCGGGTGCGCGGCTGCATCGACGCAGCGGTCGCCCAGGGCGCCGTCGTGCGCACCGGCGGCGCTGCGCCCGAGCTGCCCGCGGCCCTGGACGGCGGCTTCTTCCTGGCCCCGACGCTGCTCGAGGACCCGGCCGGCGCGACGAGCGCCTCGCGCGAGGAGATCTTCGGGCCGGTCACGGTGCTCGAGCGCTTCGCGAGTGAGGACGCCGCCGTCGCCCGGGCCAACGAGGGGCCGTACGGGCTGGCCGCGGGCGTCTGGACCCGCGACCTGGCCCGCGCGCACCGCATCGCCGGCGCGCTCGAGGCGGGGATCGTGTGGGTGAACAAGTGGTTCGACCTGCCGGCGGGCGTGCCGATGGGCGGCATCGGCGACAGCGGCTTCGGGCGCGAGCTCAGCGCCGAGACCATGCTCGAGTACAGCGCGCCGAAGGCGATAAACATCGGCCTGGGCGACACCCGCCCGGCCCTCTGGGGGAGATGAACCTGGCGATGGGCAGCGTGTCCTACGACTTCACCGGCGACGTGGTGCTCATCACCGGCGCCGCCCGCGGCCTGGGCCGCGACTTCGCCCTGAGCTTCGCGCGCGCGGGCGCGCGCGTGGCGGTCAACGACCTCGCCGGCCGCGACCTCGGCGACGGCGTCCCGTACGAGACCGGCACGGCCGGCGACCTCGACAAGACGGTGGCCGACGCGCAGGCGCTCGGCGCCGAGGTGCTCGCGGTGCCCGGCGACGTGACCTCCGAGGCGCA from Capillimicrobium parvum encodes the following:
- a CDS encoding ABC transporter permease, whose protein sequence is MSESPSAVLTPPGSAPKASPGAESSNRRWWQRLSLGRYTGVVVALLAVAIYLTITEPVFLTWDNLMNIVKSNSVIFVLAIGATFVVISGGIDLSTASATTASAMIFGLALHSGWGLVPALIATIAFGLMIGLINGVLIAKAHISFLVVTLGALSIWASFALVVNDGQTVSVFSAPAFGPIKDFVNQDVGPFPILLIFDAILVLLAGGVLRYTAFGRALFATGSNEEAARLNGISINRILIAVYTIGGLAAALACVVQVGRLTAASATGDPTLLLTVLAAVLIGGTSFTGGEGGVLGTVIGVIFLGVVQNGLTLSGVSAFWQGTVSGVILIAAVGLGVLRDRGISLRQRRAAKTAPDASHLAPPAPPPA
- a CDS encoding aldehyde dehydrogenase family protein — protein: MTAPVAAARGAYVPSGDYTLIIGGEPVATDDGFDAIDPSVGTPWTRLPQATEAHVDAAVAAATRAFATWRRTTASHRQRVLWEMADRVEAEPDRWASLLATENGRPIREAYAADVPTCAGILRYFSGLARDHRGDQIPLEDPGSLAFTVREPLGVIAALIPWNSPIITLANKVGPALAAGNTLVIKPSEYASASVIEFVRAVEDLVPAGVLNVVTGFGPSVGAALVSHPGVAKITFTGGSATARRIMAAAGGALTPSIMELGGKGAMVVCADADLDLAVADAMTGIYMANGEVCVAASRLLVHESVHDEFAERFAALARGIVVGDALDPATQFGPLVSAAQLERVRGCIDAAVAQGAVVRTGGAAPELPAALDGGFFLAPTLLEDPAGATSASREEIFGPVTVLERFASEDAAVARANEGPYGLAAGVWTRDLARAHRIAGALEAGIVWVNKWFDLPAGVPMGGIGDSGFGRELSAETMLEYSAPKAINIGLGDTRPALWGR